Proteins found in one Armatimonadota bacterium genomic segment:
- a CDS encoding membrane protein — MFSAEALLIVALIVLNAFFVVAEFALVRVRATRLEELVQQQNWRARIAKHAQQHIDAYLNTVQVGITLASIGLGWVAEPWAAKQLQPLLTLLGITSPRSVHLTAFLIGYLTITFLHVVLGEMVPKSIAIRCTEPAALWTAPPLNLFHRLLFPLTWLMTGCASLVLRLLRIPPASPEEAYSQEELRLLLASSRRSGALKDTEAELMEHVFSFGDKRAKDIMVPRVDMVYLSTTWSMEENLRIAEQYGFTRFPLCEGDPDKVIGIVHVKDLYRARQHGIDSLKHIARDCLIVPESKPIDELLREFQKQKMHMAIVVDEYGGTSGLVTIEDVIEEIVGEIYDEFEPIQPRIQKLGDNRYLVEANVELDELAKQLEVEVSKEDSAFETVAGYVMGKLTSIPRVGDRVTFGNYEMQVVEMRGRRVHRVYVQPAHSRESAQR; from the coding sequence ATGTTCTCTGCAGAAGCGCTGCTTATTGTCGCGCTCATTGTGCTCAATGCCTTTTTTGTGGTTGCGGAGTTCGCTCTGGTGCGCGTCCGTGCCACCCGGTTGGAGGAGCTGGTACAGCAGCAGAACTGGCGTGCCCGCATCGCCAAGCACGCCCAGCAACATATCGACGCCTACCTCAACACAGTGCAGGTGGGCATCACCCTCGCCAGCATCGGATTGGGATGGGTGGCGGAACCCTGGGCAGCGAAGCAGTTACAACCTCTGTTAACGCTCTTGGGCATCACCTCCCCTCGCAGCGTACACCTGACCGCCTTCCTCATCGGATACCTCACCATCACCTTTCTGCACGTGGTGCTGGGTGAGATGGTCCCCAAGAGCATCGCGATCCGCTGTACGGAGCCTGCCGCCTTGTGGACGGCTCCTCCACTGAACCTGTTTCATCGCCTGCTGTTTCCTCTCACCTGGTTGATGACCGGTTGTGCGTCGCTGGTGCTGCGTCTGCTGCGCATTCCACCCGCCTCTCCGGAGGAGGCGTACTCGCAGGAGGAATTGCGTCTTCTGCTCGCCTCTTCGCGGCGCTCGGGCGCATTGAAAGACACCGAGGCGGAGCTGATGGAGCACGTCTTCTCGTTCGGCGATAAGCGAGCGAAAGACATCATGGTTCCCCGCGTAGACATGGTGTATCTGTCCACGACGTGGTCGATGGAGGAAAACCTGCGCATCGCTGAACAGTACGGCTTCACCCGTTTTCCGCTGTGCGAGGGCGATCCCGACAAGGTGATCGGTATCGTACACGTGAAAGACCTGTATCGTGCCCGCCAGCATGGCATCGACTCGCTGAAGCATATCGCCCGCGATTGCCTGATTGTGCCCGAAAGCAAGCCCATCGATGAATTGCTGCGCGAGTTCCAGAAGCAAAAGATGCATATGGCGATTGTGGTAGACGAATACGGCGGCACCTCTGGGCTGGTGACCATCGAGGACGTGATTGAGGAGATAGTGGGTGAGATTTACGACGAGTTCGAACCGATCCAGCCGCGCATCCAGAAGCTCGGCGACAACCGTTATCTGGTGGAGGCTAATGTGGAACTGGACGAGCTGGCGAAACAGCTGGAGGTGGAGGTTTCGAAAGAGGACAGCGCCTTCGAGACCGTCGCCGGTTATGTGATGGGCAAGCTCACCTCTATCCCGCGCGTGGGCGATCGCGTGACCTTTGGGAATTACGAAATGCAGGTGGTAGAGATGCGCGGCAGGCGGGTGCACCGGGTGTATGTGCAGCCGGCACACAGCAGAGAATCGGCGCAACGCTGA
- a CDS encoding curli production assembly/transport component CsgG codes for MRIRFALILLALLLALGAWAQEPTRARKRIAVLSFDAPMEYRTAQLGNVIGDMLTTALVKMGLEVIERSQLEAVLREQQLARSGIIDPATAVEMGKILGVDYILGGRITEFGIRDESQLGGVIAQFSVGVRVKRSTARVKADVRLIDVRTGRILMAETGEGRETRNDLTLVGAKLFDWLAGVDFGSREWAESQIGRATRKAVDDIAKKIAIYFPSEAEVIAVMSPDEFIIDRGRFQGVRVGDTYEVFRVSTVRNSKGQVVWTDTVSLGTAKVTDLQDERAKLRFTRRAKDAEEVQEGDIVRAVNSSKR; via the coding sequence ATGAGAATCAGGTTCGCACTTATCCTGCTGGCGCTGCTCCTGGCGCTGGGTGCGTGGGCGCAGGAGCCGACGCGTGCCCGCAAGCGTATTGCAGTACTGTCCTTTGACGCACCGATGGAGTATCGCACCGCACAACTGGGCAACGTCATCGGTGATATGCTCACCACCGCACTGGTGAAAATGGGGCTGGAGGTCATCGAACGTTCGCAGCTGGAGGCGGTTCTGCGTGAGCAGCAGTTGGCGCGTTCGGGCATCATTGACCCCGCGACCGCCGTGGAGATGGGCAAGATTCTGGGCGTAGACTACATCCTGGGCGGGCGCATCACCGAGTTCGGCATCCGCGACGAGAGCCAGCTGGGAGGAGTGATTGCGCAGTTCTCGGTGGGCGTGCGGGTCAAGCGCAGCACCGCTCGTGTGAAGGCGGATGTTCGCCTGATTGACGTGCGCACCGGACGCATCCTGATGGCGGAAACGGGTGAAGGGCGCGAGACGCGCAATGACCTCACACTGGTGGGCGCGAAGCTGTTCGACTGGCTGGCTGGCGTGGACTTCGGCAGCCGCGAATGGGCGGAAAGCCAGATTGGGCGCGCCACCCGCAAGGCAGTGGACGACATCGCGAAGAAAATCGCCATCTACTTCCCCTCGGAGGCGGAGGTGATCGCGGTGATGTCGCCCGATGAGTTCATTATCGACCGCGGGCGGTTTCAGGGCGTGCGCGTGGGCGATACCTACGAGGTGTTCCGCGTCTCCACCGTGCGCAACTCGAAGGGGCAAGTGGTGTGGACAGACACCGTTTCGCTGGGCACGGCGAAGGTCACCGACTTACAGGACGAACGGGCGAAGCTGCGCTTTACTCGCCGCGCGAAGGACGCCGAAGAGGTCCAAGAGGGCGACATCGTGCGGGCGGTGAACAGCTCGAAGCGGTGA
- a CDS encoding phosphoglycerate mutase, giving the protein MAASSETRKAIVLIGDGMADRPHPALGGKTPIEAAHTPHMDRLAAEGETGLMDLIAPGVRVGSDTGHLALLGYDPYAVYTGRGPFEALGVGMEVRGGDIAFRCNFSTVDENMVVLDRRAGRITEGTDQLAAEVNGIFIEDVQVFFKESVAHRGALILRGPGLSPKITDADPHAEGEKVHEVQAIDPDDAAARRTARIVNQFVRLSYEKLNNHPVNQKRREQGLNPANIILPRGAGVAPSIPDFNTHHQLVGACVAETGLIKGIARFVGLKVLEVPEATGGLDSDVMAMGRKVVEALQEHTFVLCNVKGPDVAAHDHNPQAKVDIIQRIDAMLGWLLTQIDPATTFIVVSADHTTACSFGDHTGEPVPIVLWGPEVRTDEVTQFGERACARGGLGRIRGKDLVPMLTSLMNVQEKFGA; this is encoded by the coding sequence ATGGCAGCATCTTCCGAAACCCGCAAGGCGATTGTGCTTATCGGCGACGGGATGGCGGACCGACCGCATCCCGCCTTAGGCGGCAAGACCCCTATCGAAGCCGCGCATACACCCCACATGGACCGTCTCGCCGCCGAGGGCGAGACGGGTTTGATGGACCTGATTGCGCCCGGCGTGCGCGTGGGCAGCGACACGGGGCATCTCGCCCTGCTGGGCTACGATCCCTACGCCGTATACACCGGACGCGGACCTTTCGAAGCACTCGGCGTAGGCATGGAGGTGCGTGGAGGCGACATCGCCTTCCGCTGTAACTTCAGCACGGTGGACGAGAACATGGTGGTGCTGGACCGCCGCGCCGGACGCATTACCGAAGGAACCGACCAGCTGGCGGCAGAGGTGAACGGCATCTTTATCGAAGACGTGCAGGTGTTCTTCAAGGAGTCGGTGGCGCACCGTGGCGCACTCATTCTGCGCGGACCGGGACTATCACCCAAAATCACCGACGCCGACCCACATGCCGAAGGCGAAAAGGTGCATGAGGTGCAGGCGATAGACCCCGATGATGCCGCTGCACGTCGCACCGCCCGAATCGTAAACCAGTTCGTGCGCCTCAGCTATGAGAAGCTGAACAACCACCCTGTCAACCAGAAGCGACGCGAGCAGGGCTTGAATCCAGCCAATATCATTCTGCCGCGCGGTGCGGGTGTTGCGCCCAGCATCCCCGACTTCAACACGCATCACCAGCTGGTTGGAGCATGTGTGGCGGAAACGGGACTGATTAAGGGTATCGCCCGCTTCGTGGGGCTGAAGGTGCTGGAGGTACCCGAAGCCACCGGTGGGCTGGATAGCGACGTGATGGCGATGGGGCGCAAGGTGGTGGAAGCTCTGCAGGAGCATACCTTCGTGCTGTGCAACGTGAAGGGACCCGATGTGGCTGCACACGACCACAACCCGCAGGCGAAGGTGGACATCATCCAGCGCATCGATGCCATGCTGGGCTGGCTGCTGACGCAGATTGACCCCGCCACCACCTTTATCGTGGTCTCCGCCGACCATACCACCGCCTGCTCCTTCGGCGACCATACGGGCGAGCCGGTTCCGATAGTGCTGTGGGGACCGGAAGTGCGCACCGATGAGGTCACACAGTTCGGCGAGCGGGCGTGTGCACGCGGTGGTTTGGGACGCATCCGGGGCAAAGACCTCGTGCCGATGCTGACCAGCCTGATGAACGTGCAGGAGAAGTTCGGTGCCTGA
- a CDS encoding glycerol-3-phosphate dehydrogenase (NAD(P)(+)): protein MPELPSVAVLGAGSWGTALALLLGKKGVQVALWARDADLAEAIQREGQNPRYLPGFALPPSVNPTSDMQRAVHEAEVLVFAVPAGALREVASAVRECLSAPRLIISAAKGLEADGSRPSQVLQATLGDRCGDLVVLSGPNLALELAREIPTATVVASSSPEAAKQAQMLLMHPSFRVYTNRDVTGVELGGALKNVLAIGAGISDGMGFGDNSKAAFVTRGLAEMVRLGVALGAEERTFMGLSGVGDLFATASSHLSRNWRVGHGLAQGKPLAQILQELQQVAEGVPTTFAVCGLAERLGIEMPIAQTIRAVLDGRLNPRDAIRGLMLRTPKEEWWGGKLEEV from the coding sequence GTGCCTGAGTTGCCGTCGGTAGCGGTTTTGGGAGCAGGGAGCTGGGGCACTGCGCTGGCTCTGCTGCTCGGCAAGAAAGGGGTGCAGGTAGCGTTGTGGGCGCGCGATGCTGATCTGGCAGAAGCCATTCAGCGCGAAGGTCAGAACCCGCGCTACCTGCCCGGCTTTGCTCTCCCCCCTTCGGTGAACCCCACCAGCGATATGCAGCGCGCCGTGCACGAGGCGGAGGTGCTGGTTTTCGCCGTACCTGCAGGCGCATTGCGCGAGGTGGCATCCGCTGTCCGGGAATGCCTGTCTGCTCCGCGGCTGATTATCTCCGCCGCGAAAGGACTGGAAGCAGACGGCAGTCGTCCTTCTCAGGTATTGCAGGCGACGTTAGGTGATCGCTGTGGCGACCTCGTGGTGCTGTCCGGTCCCAACCTCGCACTGGAGCTGGCTCGCGAAATACCCACGGCAACGGTGGTAGCGTCTTCTTCCCCCGAAGCAGCGAAACAGGCGCAAATGCTGTTGATGCATCCTTCCTTCCGCGTGTATACCAATCGCGATGTGACGGGTGTGGAGCTGGGCGGCGCGCTGAAGAACGTGCTCGCCATCGGTGCAGGCATCAGCGATGGCATGGGCTTCGGCGACAATTCCAAAGCGGCGTTCGTCACGCGCGGTTTAGCGGAGATGGTGCGGCTGGGCGTGGCGCTAGGGGCGGAGGAGCGTACCTTCATGGGGCTATCGGGCGTCGGTGACCTGTTCGCCACCGCCTCCAGTCACCTGAGCCGCAACTGGCGGGTGGGGCATGGACTGGCGCAGGGCAAACCGCTGGCACAAATCCTGCAGGAGCTCCAGCAGGTTGCGGAAGGTGTGCCGACCACCTTCGCGGTGTGCGGGCTGGCGGAACGGCTGGGCATCGAGATGCCTATCGCACAGACCATCCGCGCCGTGCTGGATGGGCGACTGAACCCCCGTGACGCCATCCGCGGGCTGATGCTGCGTACCCCGAAAGAGGAATGGTGGGGCGGTAAGCTGGAGGAGGTGTGA
- a CDS encoding phosphoesterase: MSKVEIRFGTDGWRGVIDEDFNEANVRLVARAVAEYLHSAKPDGHGVLVGYDNRLKSEVFARVAAEELARCGLPAVLSESSLSSPALSFAVHHRQAQGGVMITASHNPPQFNGFKFKANYGGSALPEITEQIEAHLQRILAGERTAEYPPAELRTENLTTEYLQHLKTLVDMPRILDAGWKVVTDAMHGSGAGYLRTLLQGGHLQVLAIREERDTQFGGVNPEPIAPNLGLLRETVVREGADIGIALDGDADRVGAVDEQGCFVDSHRIFAIILYHLVQRRGWRGRVVKTLSTTNMIDALCRHFGLPLTVTPIGFKYICENMLQGDVLIGGEESGGIGIQHHIPERDGVLMGLMLLEAMTLSGKKLSELVQEIFELVGEHHYNRIDLHLEREEMPAARERVAQTEAREVAGLPVKAMDRMDGTKFLLENGAWLLLRASGTEPVVRVYAEASSPELVQRLLAAGEALVRGN, translated from the coding sequence GTGAGCAAGGTGGAGATTCGTTTTGGAACCGACGGCTGGCGTGGAGTGATTGATGAAGATTTCAACGAGGCGAATGTGCGGCTGGTGGCGCGAGCGGTCGCAGAGTATCTGCACAGCGCAAAACCCGACGGGCACGGCGTGCTCGTGGGGTATGACAACCGCCTCAAGTCGGAGGTATTCGCGCGGGTAGCAGCGGAGGAGCTGGCACGGTGCGGATTGCCTGCTGTGCTCTCCGAAAGCTCGCTGTCATCGCCTGCGCTGTCGTTCGCAGTGCATCACCGTCAAGCGCAGGGCGGTGTGATGATTACCGCCAGCCACAACCCGCCACAGTTCAACGGCTTCAAGTTCAAGGCGAACTACGGCGGTTCCGCCCTGCCGGAAATCACCGAGCAGATCGAAGCGCACCTGCAGCGGATACTGGCAGGCGAACGAACGGCGGAGTACCCCCCTGCCGAGCTACGTACCGAGAACCTGACCACCGAGTATCTGCAGCACCTGAAGACGCTGGTGGATATGCCACGTATCCTGGACGCGGGCTGGAAGGTGGTCACCGACGCCATGCACGGTTCCGGCGCAGGCTATCTACGCACGCTGTTGCAAGGTGGACACTTGCAGGTGCTTGCCATTCGGGAGGAGCGCGACACGCAGTTCGGCGGCGTCAACCCCGAGCCGATTGCGCCCAATCTGGGTTTGCTGAGGGAGACGGTTGTTCGCGAGGGGGCAGACATCGGTATCGCGCTGGACGGCGACGCCGACCGCGTGGGCGCAGTGGACGAGCAGGGCTGTTTTGTCGATAGCCACCGCATCTTTGCGATCATCCTGTACCATCTGGTGCAACGGCGAGGCTGGCGTGGGCGCGTGGTGAAAACCCTTTCCACCACCAACATGATTGACGCCCTCTGCCGACACTTCGGACTGCCCTTGACCGTGACGCCTATCGGCTTCAAGTATATCTGTGAGAACATGCTGCAGGGCGACGTGCTGATAGGCGGCGAGGAGAGTGGAGGTATTGGCATCCAGCACCACATTCCCGAGCGGGATGGTGTGTTGATGGGGCTGATGCTGCTGGAGGCGATGACACTGAGTGGCAAGAAGCTCAGTGAGCTGGTGCAGGAAATCTTCGAACTGGTGGGAGAGCACCACTATAACCGAATCGATTTGCATTTGGAGCGCGAGGAGATGCCCGCTGCCCGCGAGCGCGTGGCGCAAACCGAAGCGCGTGAGGTTGCCGGATTACCGGTGAAGGCAATGGATCGCATGGACGGCACCAAGTTCCTGTTGGAGAACGGCGCGTGGCTATTGCTGCGGGCGTCGGGCACAGAACCAGTGGTGCGCGTGTACGCCGAAGCGTCCTCGCCGGAGCTGGTGCAACGCCTCCTGGCTGCTGGCGAGGCGCTGGTGCGGGGGAATTAG
- a CDS encoding acetyltransferase, translated as MQIRLLRMDDEPAVLNLWNRCMGAHFPLDSSLFEQNVLRDAHFDPQAIWVVEDAGGNLLAYAHAKVCKEPLGSAGMMPEQGWIGALAFLPGDEGLHAARQILQTALDWLKAQGRKRVSYGSDPAHLFPGVPAEQTLHQQLLQQMGFTISEHIAVDLVRDLADYRVPDEVEQNLHRLREEYTIRSCTPDDVPALLRFLQKEFPGRWYYETVKRLEVEDTPRDILLLTHGEEVVGFCHTFHRGSKRIGPSIYWRKLLGEAYGGLGPIGLAESTRGKGLGLALLCKGVEYVKLQGAERMAIDWTDLVDFYGKIGFRVWKRYHPASRQI; from the coding sequence ATGCAGATACGTCTGTTGCGTATGGACGATGAACCTGCGGTATTGAACTTGTGGAACAGGTGTATGGGAGCACACTTCCCCCTGGATTCCTCCCTGTTCGAACAGAATGTGCTGAGAGATGCCCATTTCGACCCGCAAGCGATTTGGGTAGTGGAGGACGCTGGAGGAAACCTGCTGGCGTATGCACACGCCAAAGTGTGCAAGGAGCCGCTCGGATCGGCAGGCATGATGCCCGAGCAGGGCTGGATAGGCGCACTGGCTTTCCTTCCCGGCGACGAAGGACTGCACGCAGCGCGCCAGATTCTACAGACCGCGTTGGACTGGCTGAAGGCGCAGGGGAGAAAGCGCGTGAGCTACGGCTCCGATCCGGCACACCTGTTCCCCGGCGTTCCTGCGGAGCAGACACTCCATCAGCAGCTCTTGCAGCAAATGGGGTTCACCATCAGCGAGCATATCGCCGTGGACCTGGTGCGAGACCTGGCGGACTACCGCGTGCCCGACGAGGTGGAGCAGAATCTGCACCGCCTGCGCGAGGAGTATACTATCCGCTCTTGCACTCCCGATGATGTGCCTGCCCTGCTGCGCTTTCTGCAGAAGGAGTTCCCCGGCAGGTGGTACTACGAGACGGTCAAACGGCTGGAGGTGGAGGATACCCCGCGAGACATCCTTCTCCTCACACACGGGGAGGAGGTAGTAGGCTTCTGCCACACCTTCCATCGTGGCTCGAAGCGCATCGGGCCCTCCATCTACTGGCGCAAACTACTGGGCGAGGCGTACGGAGGCTTGGGACCTATCGGTCTAGCGGAAAGCACACGCGGAAAGGGATTGGGACTGGCTTTGCTCTGCAAGGGCGTGGAGTATGTGAAGCTGCAGGGCGCAGAGCGCATGGCAATTGACTGGACAGACCTGGTGGACTTTTACGGCAAAATCGGCTTCCGCGTGTGGAAGCGTTACCATCCTGCCTCGCGCCAGATATGA
- a CDS encoding histidinol phosphate phosphatase, with translation MSEKKVRPAVFLDRDGVINVDPVEFVTRPEELHLLPTSAQAIARFNEAGVPIIVCSNQSGVAKGLYTLQTLEQISERLQQMLRDYGAHIDAFYYCPHDDADGCECRKPKPGLLLRAAQEHAIALERSVFVGDSWRDVVAGRAAGVKTVLVLSGHVKPEMLDSAEMQQHPPDHVAADLQGATEWILHQLNRCE, from the coding sequence TTGAGCGAAAAAAAGGTTCGTCCTGCCGTGTTTCTGGACAGAGACGGTGTGATTAACGTGGATCCGGTGGAGTTTGTGACGCGACCGGAGGAATTGCATCTGCTCCCTACCTCCGCGCAGGCGATAGCCCGTTTCAATGAGGCGGGAGTGCCGATCATCGTCTGCTCGAACCAGTCGGGGGTAGCCAAAGGACTGTACACCTTGCAAACACTGGAGCAGATTAGCGAGAGGCTCCAGCAGATGCTGCGCGATTACGGAGCGCACATCGACGCCTTCTACTACTGTCCCCACGACGACGCCGATGGCTGTGAGTGCCGGAAGCCCAAGCCGGGGTTGCTTCTGCGGGCAGCGCAGGAACACGCCATCGCGCTGGAGCGTTCGGTGTTTGTGGGGGATTCCTGGCGGGACGTTGTGGCAGGTCGCGCGGCGGGGGTGAAGACCGTGCTGGTGCTGAGCGGACATGTGAAGCCAGAGATGCTCGATTCTGCCGAAATGCAGCAACACCCTCCAGACCACGTTGCTGCAGACCTGCAGGGGGCAACAGAGTGGATTCTGCATCAGCTGAACCGCTGCGAATAG
- a CDS encoding PhoPQ-activated pathogenicity protein, with protein MFRWLCISLLVALGTWVASATPLDDYVSAEDNTYGWQIVNSREIAGVTALEVSLTSQKWRDLVWKHRVYILKPAQLKTPEFAVLYITGSSGMAELAAFGQVASKVGALCVILNDVPNQPLFGGLSEDALISYTFVEFAKSGDKTWPALLPMTKSAVRAMTAVQEIAKKQWDIGVKEFIVTGGSKRGWTTWLTAAVDKRVRAIAPMVYDILNFPKQLPHQVATWGKYSEMIADYSTKGLTEMLSTTEGQTLTAIVDPYSYRERFKMPKMIINGANDRYWVIDAAQFYFNDLPGEKYLMYVPNAGHSLQEGLQRVVNNLTAFYLAVASKQPLAQIQADVQRQGNKLLVTVTTKGKVGGVQIWTAQSSTKDLRSSKWTALDAKPAGNGKYTAEIALPTDATAFALFADAQGSVNGTEYHVCTVPVVTVIQ; from the coding sequence ATGTTCCGCTGGTTATGCATCTCTCTGCTGGTCGCGCTGGGGACATGGGTGGCGTCGGCAACGCCGCTGGATGATTATGTGTCTGCCGAGGATAACACCTACGGCTGGCAAATCGTCAATAGCCGTGAAATAGCCGGCGTCACCGCGCTGGAGGTGAGCCTCACTTCGCAAAAATGGCGCGATCTCGTGTGGAAGCACAGGGTGTACATCCTGAAACCGGCGCAGTTAAAGACACCTGAGTTCGCTGTGCTCTATATTACCGGCAGCAGCGGTATGGCGGAACTGGCGGCGTTTGGGCAGGTGGCGAGCAAGGTGGGCGCGTTGTGTGTTATCCTGAACGACGTGCCCAATCAACCACTCTTTGGTGGCTTGAGCGAGGATGCGCTGATCTCTTACACCTTCGTGGAATTCGCCAAATCGGGTGACAAGACCTGGCCCGCCCTGCTGCCCATGACCAAGAGCGCGGTGCGCGCCATGACCGCCGTACAGGAAATCGCCAAAAAGCAGTGGGATATCGGCGTGAAGGAGTTCATAGTCACGGGTGGCTCCAAGCGCGGCTGGACTACATGGCTCACGGCAGCGGTGGATAAGCGCGTGCGCGCTATTGCCCCCATGGTGTACGACATCCTCAACTTCCCCAAGCAACTGCCCCATCAAGTGGCTACCTGGGGCAAGTACAGCGAGATGATCGCCGACTACTCCACCAAAGGGTTGACGGAGATGCTCTCCACTACGGAAGGGCAGACGCTTACCGCCATCGTTGACCCTTACTCCTACCGCGAGCGGTTCAAGATGCCCAAGATGATTATCAACGGCGCGAATGACCGCTACTGGGTGATAGACGCCGCGCAGTTCTACTTCAACGACCTGCCGGGCGAGAAGTACCTGATGTACGTGCCGAACGCCGGGCACAGTCTGCAGGAGGGTCTGCAGCGCGTGGTCAATAACCTGACCGCATTCTACCTGGCGGTGGCGTCCAAACAACCACTGGCACAAATCCAGGCGGACGTCCAGCGGCAGGGGAACAAACTGCTGGTCACTGTGACCACAAAAGGCAAGGTGGGGGGCGTGCAAATCTGGACGGCACAGTCCAGCACCAAAGACCTGCGCAGCTCAAAGTGGACGGCTCTGGACGCCAAACCCGCCGGCAACGGCAAGTACACTGCCGAAATCGCCCTGCCCACCGATGCAACCGCCTTTGCGCTATTCGCGGACGCCCAGGGCAGCGTCAACGGCACAGAGTACCACGTGTGCACCGTTCCGGTGGTGACGGTGATTCAGTAA
- a CDS encoding ribosomal-protein-alanine acetyltransferase, with protein sequence MAILMPHLVIEPMRAEDIPEIMQMERMCFRTPWHENAFYNELYHQPACYLVAKSNGRVVGYGGMWVIMDEAHITTLAVHPHYRRQHIGEKLLLALLECAIARRARHATLEVRETNLAAQRLYTKYGFYTVAIRKGYYADTGENALIMWTPDMQTPEYQQLLRTNRWKLLKGGGSEP encoded by the coding sequence ATGGCAATCCTGATGCCTCATCTGGTGATAGAGCCGATGCGGGCGGAGGACATCCCTGAAATCATGCAGATGGAGCGGATGTGCTTCCGTACCCCCTGGCACGAGAACGCTTTTTACAACGAGCTGTACCACCAGCCCGCCTGCTACCTGGTGGCAAAAAGCAACGGTCGTGTGGTGGGCTACGGCGGTATGTGGGTGATTATGGACGAGGCGCATATCACCACGCTGGCGGTGCATCCGCACTATCGCCGACAGCACATCGGCGAGAAGCTGCTGCTGGCGTTGCTGGAATGCGCCATTGCCCGGCGAGCACGTCATGCCACCCTGGAGGTGCGCGAAACCAACCTTGCTGCCCAGAGGCTCTACACCAAGTACGGCTTCTATACCGTTGCTATCCGTAAGGGCTACTATGCCGACACCGGCGAGAACGCGCTCATCATGTGGACGCCGGATATGCAAACGCCAGAATACCAGCAGCTGTTGAGAACCAACCGATGGAAACTGCTGAAAGGGGGAGGCTCGGAGCCATGA
- the tsaD gene encoding tRNA N6-adenosine threonylcarbamoyltransferase: protein MNVLGIETSCDETSVAVVRDGVEILSNLIASQVDIHALTGGVVPEVAARKHVERLGVLIEEALHRANVGYADIDLIAVTNRPGLVGALMVGVSAGKALAYALGKPIVAVHHLEGHIASNFLTAPDLQFPFICLIVSGGHTDLHIVEAHGRRRRLGSTRDDAAGEAFDKAARLLGLGYPGGPVIDRVAKQGNPQAIPFPRAWLEEDSYDFSFSGLKTALLRYVQATGESLNVADTAASFQEAIVDVLVGKTLRAAEEHGIPRVAVCGGVAANSRLKAVLSEEAGRRGYQLVIPPLILCTDNAAMIAAAGYFQYLTFGASEMDFDTIASEALAG, encoded by the coding sequence ATGAACGTTCTGGGCATCGAAACCAGCTGTGACGAAACCTCCGTCGCCGTGGTGCGCGATGGGGTGGAGATATTGTCCAACCTGATCGCCTCGCAGGTGGATATCCATGCGCTCACGGGGGGCGTCGTGCCCGAGGTGGCGGCGCGTAAACACGTGGAGCGGTTGGGTGTGCTCATCGAGGAAGCATTGCATCGAGCAAACGTTGGCTATGCGGATATCGACCTCATCGCGGTCACCAACCGTCCTGGGTTGGTAGGTGCGCTGATGGTGGGGGTGTCCGCAGGCAAGGCGCTGGCGTATGCGCTGGGCAAACCCATCGTAGCAGTACATCATCTGGAGGGGCATATTGCTTCTAATTTCCTCACCGCGCCCGACCTGCAGTTCCCGTTTATCTGCCTGATTGTATCGGGCGGGCATACCGACCTGCACATCGTGGAAGCGCATGGACGCCGGCGCCGGCTGGGTAGCACGCGCGACGATGCCGCCGGCGAAGCCTTCGACAAAGCCGCCCGCCTGCTGGGGCTGGGCTACCCCGGCGGTCCGGTCATCGATCGCGTCGCCAAGCAGGGCAACCCTCAGGCTATCCCCTTCCCGCGCGCCTGGCTGGAGGAGGACAGCTATGACTTCAGCTTCAGCGGGTTGAAGACGGCTTTACTCCGCTATGTGCAGGCTACCGGCGAATCGCTAAACGTTGCAGACACCGCCGCCAGCTTTCAGGAAGCGATAGTGGACGTGCTGGTAGGCAAGACATTACGCGCTGCCGAAGAGCATGGCATCCCGCGCGTTGCCGTGTGCGGAGGCGTTGCCGCCAACTCGCGCTTGAAAGCAGTGCTGAGTGAGGAGGCGGGCAGGCGCGGCTACCAGCTGGTGATCCCACCGCTCATCCTCTGCACCGACAACGCCGCCATGATCGCCGCGGCAGGATACTTCCAGTACCTCACCTTCGGCGCCAGTGAGATGGACTTCGACACCATCGCCAGCGAGGCTCTGGCAGGGTAG